Within Amycolatopsis sp. FDAARGOS 1241, the genomic segment GCGCAAGGGAACAAGGGCGCCGAGCGGTGACAGCAGCAGCACGTTGCCGATCACCTGCCACAGCGAGCCGTCGTCGGAGAACGCGGCGGAGAGGTCGGCGCCGGGGACCAGGTCGAGGGTGCTGACGGGCGCGGAGCCGACGGGCATGGTCACCAGCCACAGCACCAGCGCGCCCACCGTGACCGCCGAAACGTCGACGGCGGCGGTCGCCGACGCGTGGGCGAGACTCACGTCGCCACCTCTTCGGCGCCTGCGGACCGTGAGCAAGGGCCAGCAGAGCAGCGCGTACGGCAGCGCGATGGCCGTCACCGGAATGATCCCCCAGAAAGCGCGCAGCAGGGCTCCCATGCGCTTCCCTTCTCGAACCCCTCTGAACTGCTTCTTCCCGCCCTCCCAAGATCACCTTCGCATTGGGAGATCAACTCGGCACGTCCAGCCGGGCGCACTATTCGGTGATCTTTCCGGTGGCGCGAAACGGCTTCCCGTGGTTCGGTCGAGGCGCGGACCGTCCATAGTGGATGCTGTGGACAACTCTGTGGAAGAACCTTGGATGCGCGGCGAAAAGCCTTCGTCCACAAGGGAAAACAGGGGTTCGAACCCTGTGTACTACCCGGCCAGTTCGCGGGCGCGCTCGATGAGCGTGGACAGGTGTACGCCGCGGTGGACGTCGCACGGGTGCTTGGTCGTGCCGCTCGCGACCATCGCCGCGAAGTCGTCCAGCAGGGCGGTGTAGGACTCCCCGGCCGTGCCTGGTTTGCGGCCGATCGTCCGGTACCCGTGTTCGCCGTAAACGGCGATTTCGACCACGGTCGGCTGAACCGGCAGGCGCAACGACAGCGTCGCGGTGCTCGTGGCGCCGCCATCGTGGGCGAACATCAACTGCCACAGGTCGTCGGGCCCGCGGTGGGCCGCGAGCACGTCGGTGATCCGCCCGAGGGCGGCGTCGAGCAGGTCGAACGCGTGCGGGCCGACGTCCGCGAGCGCGCCGCCCGCCGCGTCGAGCCGCCAGGCCGACGTCGCGTACCGGCCGCCCAGCAGGGCGCCCGACAGCCACCGCGCGCCGCCGCCGCGCCAGCCGCCCGATCGGGCGAGGTCCTCGAGCCAGTCGCGTGTCTGCTGGGCGAACCGCAGGGTCAGCATCACCAGCGACGCGACACCGGCCCGCGACACCGCGTCGGCGAGCCGCTGCGCCCTCGCCAGGTCAGGCGCGATCGGCTTCTCCAGGATCAGGTGCTTGCCGGCCGCGGCCGCGCGCGTCGCGATCTCCGCCTGCGCGGCCGGCGGGACGGCGAACGCGAGTGCGTCGACCTGGGAGAACAGTTCGTCGAGGTCATTGGTCCCGACCGCGCCGTGGGCTTCGGCGAGCGCGCGGGCGTTCTCGGCGCGGCGGCCCC encodes:
- a CDS encoding VanZ family protein, with translation MGALLRAFWGIIPVTAIALPYALLCWPLLTVRRRRRGGDVSLAHASATAAVDVSAVTVGALVLWLVTMPVGSAPVSTLDLVPGADLSAAFSDDGSLWQVIGNVLLLSPLGALVPLRLRGMRSLARIAMTAFAASVLVEATQFLIHIGRVTSTDDVLLNTLGATLGAALTRRGWRVFDVAPVPPIPRQVRRTVCHAPVRLRVPRSVWDTGYAGVGHPERR
- a CDS encoding Gfo/Idh/MocA family protein; translation: MDLGQLRVGLVGTGPWASTVHAPGLAEHPGTDLTAVWGRRAENARALAEAHGAVGTNDLDELFSQVDALAFAVPPAAQAEIATRAAAAGKHLILEKPIAPDLARAQRLADAVSRAGVASLVMLTLRFAQQTRDWLEDLARSGGWRGGGARWLSGALLGGRYATSAWRLDAAGGALADVGPHAFDLLDAALGRITDVLAAHRGPDDLWQLMFAHDGGATSTATLSLRLPVQPTVVEIAVYGEHGYRTIGRKPGTAGESYTALLDDFAAMVASGTTKHPCDVHRGVHLSTLIERARELAG